In Setaria viridis chromosome 5, Setaria_viridis_v4.0, whole genome shotgun sequence, the genomic stretch GGCCTGTAGGGGACTAGTACTGGTACGTCATGTCAGCCGTTGGAGGGAgggtgcgccgccggccgcggcggtgggtTCTTCCTCACTGCGGGGCCTcgccggcgttggcggcggcgaggagccaCCGGTCCATGGGCACGCACTGCGCCTTGTGCGCGCGCTTCCAGTCCAGCGCCTGGCACGCGCGGGAGCAGTAGTTGGCGGCGCCGCACACGGAGCACCGCCGGAACTCGTGCCGCCGGGTCTCGCGCCGCCCGCACCGGACGTGCGAGCACAGCCGGAGCTCCCCGCCGTCGCTGTCGCTGTCGCccgtgccggcgccggggccgagcttcttcccggccgccgcctgGGCGCCGCGGGAGGCCCACCAGTCGACCATGAACTGGTTCGCCGCGTGGGGCTCCGCCTCGGGGAGGCTCCACCCGAAGTCCGAGAGGAGCGggcagccgccggcgcccgcggcagctgccgccgcggcgccgagcGGGACCGCGGCGGCAAAGGGGtggcgcgaggcggcggccgcggcgagagcGAGGGTCAGCTCGCGGGCGTTGGCGGCCACCAGGAGGCGCCGGCCCTCGGCGGGGTCGCGCCGCACGCCGTAGCCATCCTGGAGGCAGTGACCGAGCTCGCGGAGCGCGTCGACGTGGCCCAGCGcggacgcgcgcgcgcacagcgccgcgcccgcgcggagGTCGCGGTCCGActtggcgccgccgctgccgttgaACTGGATGACCGCCAGCGAGTAGAGCGCCGCGGCGTGCCCGCCGACAGCCGCCCTCGCCagcagcgccgcgccgccgctccggctCCCAAGGCAGTAGAAGCGAATCTGCAGGCAGAAGCAAACGCAACCGTCATCAGCACTCGTCCCCATCACGTACGCAAGGTCGAGTTGAGGAGCAGAATCAACTCGATCAACTCCGCTAACTTGTTAGGGTTGTTGGGCGTGGCGTACCATGCCGAGAATGTAGCAGGCCTCGAGGTTTCCGGCGTCGGCGCAGCGCTTGAGGAACCTCTGCGCCGGCTcggaccacgccgccgccttcacggccagcgacgccggcgaggcctTGGCGAACACCATCTCATGGCCGCCCAGCTCGTTGAGTCTCTTGCACCTGAAAACGCCAAGACGTCAGTGGCCAATACTTTCTGCCTCCACCTATATCCCCATGACCCCGCCTCTATGTTTCCGTAAACTGCAAGATAATCCCCACTCCCCCACGCATTTCAAACACTGAAACGCGCGAGGGATGGGGAACGCTTGCAATCCGAAGAAACACGAGGGGCTTCCTCCTCATGGGCAAACggattgatgatgatgatgatcaggGGCGCGGACGTACGTGAGGTGCACGGACAGCAGGTCGgagggcgcggaggcggaggcggcgagcttgGACAGGATGGAGAGGACGAGGTCGTCGGGGAGCTCGTCCAGGTAGTCCGGCCCTCCCGCGAGGCGCTTCCGGCGACCCTGGCCGGCGcactcgccggcgacggccgacTGCCCCAACATCGGCGCcgacctcttcctcttctgcCCCACGGCGACCTCGCCTCCGTTGTTGGAATACAGAGACCCGCTCCTGGtcctcatctctctccctccgcacgagtcgtcgtcgccgcctggACGGGGACTGCgcgcaggcggaggcgggggaagCGGGTGGGACGGCCGGGCGAGAGCGAGCGAGACGACAGGGGAGCGCGGTGCGGTGCTTGTGCGGAAAAGGGCGAGCAAGCCGAAGGGCTTTTATATAGAGGGGGAGCGTTTCATCCGTACCGTGGGCCGTGGTGGGCCCGGATTGTCAGGAGAGGAGGTCGCTTCAGTTTTTACTGCTTTATTTATGGTGCCCTGCCAGTATTGAGCTGACCGTATGAGTGCTGCGATAACTCTACGCGCGGCTCAGCGGTTGAATGAAAAGCATCAATGCCATaggctcccttcctccttttTACCGTCAGCTTTTCTGAAAGAAAGCCTGCGAGAACAAGGACGGTGCAATGGGAGTTTCCTCTTCTTTGAGATGGCGTTTGCTTTTTACTTTGCTGTACGTTACTCCTTTTTTaccttttcctattttttttcttgagacGTCCGGAGTGGAGTACtacggccttgtttagttggtcaatttgggagatgcaaaattcctgttctagcactgtagcacactgtagcgtttcgtttgtatttgtaaattattgtccaaatattgactaattaggctcaaaagattcgtcccgcaaagtacaataaaactgtgcaattagtttttaatttcgcctacatttagtactccatgcatgtacagtaagtttgatgtgatgggaaatcttctttttgcatagtgtcaaagttgggagttggaggtaactaaacatggcctcgTACAGAGTACCTCGACAGTACTGCAGTATAGCGCTCGTAGTCGTAGCAGATGCCGATGAATGATGTTGTCGTGTACTAcggggggcgtttggttcctttgcttatttttaagcaagtatcacatcaatgtttagatactaattaggagtattaaacgtaggctatttacaaaactcattacataagtggaggctaaacagcgagacgaacctattaagcctaattaatccatcattagcaaatgtttactgtagcaacacattgtcaaatcatggactaattaggcttaatagattcgtctcgccgtttagcctccacttatgtaatggattttgtaaatagtctatgtttaatactcctaattagtatctaaacattgatgtgacacttgcttaaaaataagcaaatggaaccaaaccaggccacaGTCGCCTGCTTATTTTTCAGATGGAGAGCAGTAATTTGTGTGGCTTAAAAGCTTGCCTGCTCAGTtgatcttaaaaaaaaaaaaagagcacatGGCTCCGTGCATCCgtgatcttttttcttttggttaaaAACAAGGCTTGTCGTCGTGCAGTGTACATGCGGAAACTGTTTCCCGCAGAAGCAAAGCCGCGGATCGGGCAGTGCTGCATCACATTTCCCCGATAGGGAATCGCAGCGGCTAGTTTATCTGCCGCGGCACGTGAGTCGTCGATGCCCCGGCGAGGAGGCACATGCGGCCGC encodes the following:
- the LOC117859326 gene encoding F-box protein At1g67340 is translated as MRTRSGSLYSNNGGEVAVGQKRKRSAPMLGQSAVAGECAGQGRRKRLAGGPDYLDELPDDLVLSILSKLAASASAPSDLLSVHLTCKRLNELGGHEMVFAKASPASLAVKAAAWSEPAQRFLKRCADAGNLEACYILGMIRFYCLGSRSGGAALLARAAVGGHAAALYSLAVIQFNGSGGAKSDRDLRAGAALCARASALGHVDALRELGHCLQDGYGVRRDPAEGRRLLVAANARELTLALAAAAASRHPFAAAVPLGAAAAAAAGAGGCPLLSDFGWSLPEAEPHAANQFMVDWWASRGAQAAAGKKLGPGAGTGDSDSDGGELRLCSHVRCGRRETRRHEFRRCSVCGAANYCSRACQALDWKRAHKAQCVPMDRWLLAAANAGEAPQ